The genomic region TGTCCTCCCTGTTGAACTGTatcatccccctctctctgtgtgtttctctcggacacacacactgaggcgAGGGCAGGGCCACCGCATCCATCAGTCACTGAGGACATAAATTGTCACCGTGGCAACAACCGGAGGCGgtggcggcggcagcagcagcagcctgctggTCCTTCAGGAATGCGCCGCTCTGTTTGTTTGGCTCTGTGGACGAGTGCACAGAGAAATCCCTGTTTGTTTCGTCCTTATCGTGTGAGATAACAACACAAATCTGATTCAGCTCAGGGTTAAATGTGCTGTTTAAGCTGATTAAAGATCCTGGATGAATATTTTATATCAGTCCAGATATGAAGCTCCTGTGTGGTCTGTTTCAAGCTGCTTTCTATCTAAAGGTCCTCAGGTGGACGACTGCACGGCGTCCTGAGTCCCTATAGATGTATAATGTATAGATTATCATTGGAGGATTATCACACTCCTTCATCAGAACTGCTTGTCATTTAACAGTCACTTTAATTTATGTGAAATAGACTAATGGTTGCGGTTGAAACTCAAAGAGACACCTGTGTTCAGAGAACCAACGGATGAATTAAACCTTAAATATTCTTATTTTCCTTCAGGTTTAGACGAGAGGATTGTGAACTGACTGAAACTCACTTATTATCACATGATATCTCTTTTGTCAAGTCAGTGCAAGAGCTGAAGTGTGAAGATGACAAGTTGTGATTTGTGCTGGAGACTCCAGAGAAGCCAGTCCCACATACACTGCCCGCTGACTTTGTTtcctttgaacagagccagggaagctaagctaagctaaccagctgctgactgtagcttcatatttacagcaGAGATATGAGAGTGCTAccaatcctctcatctaactcttagcAAGAGAGAAACCAGCACATTTCCCTTTAGAAAGGCTTTAAGTATACATAACCTGCCGGTGTATTTTACTGCACttttaatgaaacaaacaggTCATGTACTGTCTGTAGATCAGAGAGCAAACAAGCTGCCCCATTGGATTTGACCTTGTTTAACTTTTAAATGATGAGAAATTCCCTTCAAAGCTTCACACGAGTGCGACAGGTTGCAATGTTTCAGTGCTGAGGGTGTAACAGCTGTTAAAGTATCAGCTCATTTGTCAAAACATGACCCACTTCTGCTGAACAACTCCAGTAATGTGGTGAGTATTTGAGACTGACCATTAAACCCAGAACTTCACCTGACATCAGATAACAAACACATGAGAACAGAGCAGTAAACCTTTAGTTCATTGTAgccaaaagagagaaaacactagAAAAGGCAGATGTGAAGCTCGGTGTGAAGAAGCTCAGTATTAGAGGATGAGCCAGTTTCTCCTCCAGGGAAAAACATGCAGATCGGTTCCACTTAAACGGATCAACAGTAATGTGTCTGCTTCAATTTAAGCAGCACAATGATGCACGGATGATGAAAAGCACACTGCCAGATACACCCACATACATGCAGTATATGTATACGTATGAATACACAGCTGTGAACTCGCTTTAACCTAAACAATCAGTCTCATGACAACGAGGACtggaagaagcagcagctgggaAAAGTAGGGAGAAGAAGGGAGAAGAagcaagagaggaaagaagaggaggcagaattagaggaggagaagttTGAGAGGAgatgggaagagaaaaaagaagaatgaggagaagaaaatggtgccagagaaggagaaaaagagatgacaaagggaagagcagagacagaaaggaggaggaagaggaggagaaggagcagagggaggaggacagatggacaggaggaaataacaggaaaggaagaaagaaaaagacgacaggaagaggaggagaggggcgTGGCAGGCTCTCACAGAGCATCAGCCACTGCACCTGAAAACACCTGTCTGTTATTATGTCACTGcagaaacaggtgtgtgtctaCACGCTGCCCCTCCCCCAACACAGCCGAGGCCAaacctcactcacacacacacacacacacacacacacctgccagcgtctgaaacaacagacacagtctCCAGACATCTGATGTTCAGGTGTTTCCTCGTTCAGCTGATGAGTATTTTATCTACAGTGACTtaagaaatattattattaacaataaactgactgactgatccaTTTCCTGTCAATCGATTAACAATATTCAGTTTACGATCATATGAGACCAGGTAAAGAAACCAGGTAATGTTTGGTGAAAATGACTGAAGTTGGCAGTGTATTATCTGCTGATCGATAAATCACTCCAGCTCCTGTCATTCCTGTTCCTGTAAACCACAGTGTTGCTGTGATGGTTCATGGACATGGAAGTTGCTGTTCTGTTGCTACACAATCATCTCAGGTTGTATTTTAGAGACTCACAAGTCAAACCAAGAGCAGCAGGTTTCTCTGGGTTCCTCCTCGCTCCTAAAGAGCCTGCTGGTTTTCCTGTGAAGCTCAGACACAGCACTGCACATCACTGCCACTCATTTCCTAATATGTATCAGGAGCCTGTGGCTGTGTCTGGCTACCAGGATGAAGCTGGGTTTAACAGGCTACACCCACTtgtctccccctccctccccctctcctacCCTTCCtgaataaatagaaaattaatGATTACGCCTGGAAATGTCCAATAAAGCGACAGGCTCGTCCTGGTTTTGTGCAACAGGATGATGAGTAACCTGCGCTGCAGCTGCGCCGCCTTGAATATTTCATGCGTGTAACATTGATTTGAATCACAAGTCAGATGAAATGATAATGTTCCTTCGTGTTACCTTCATGTCTCCTATGACAGTCTGGAAGAGCCCCCCCAGCGCGCTGCACTCCCTCTCAAGCACCGTCTCCATCTTCGGCTGTGTGAACGGAAATTACAAACGGTCTCAGTCGGAGCTTCAGTTGTCCATAAATGAAGCGACAGGAAGGTAAACGCGGCTCGGTGTTGATTGAAAGAAGAAAAACGCTCAGACTCGCGCTGCAGGGTTTCCCCGGCTGACAGAGACCACAACACGGACAGAAGCAGCGGCGGAGCCGGCGGTTAGTGTCCACTCAGAGCGGGTACATCCCATGTCGGCAGGAGGAGACGCATGTTGGAGCGGAGGACAGCGGACACGAACACCGGAGAGGGTCAACTTCACACGGcgagctgctcctgctgctacTGAGGCGGACACGGCCCGGGAGCGCGCCTGAAGGGGCGTGAACGAGAGTCCGCCATGGTCCGCGTGGCCCCGCCCTCAGCTGAGGAAGCGTTTTTTATTAATGGAGAGCGAGGGGGAAataaaatgatggaaaaataaaatgaaacaaaaaacaaaaataataagaaagaaaagtcttaaaaataaaaaagtaaatgaatatacatttataatattatatgtcaaaacattaatttaacattCTGTACTATGGAACTTCAGGGGGAAATggaataaaagtaaaattaggAATCAACAAAGCAAGTCATAGAAATCAAataaagaacagagaaaagaatcATCCTGGCTGATCAGGATCTTCAGACTTCCTCTACCTGCTGCTTCACTGGATGAAAAcgaagaaatgaaatgattttaaagaaatatcaGCTCGTATCTATTTACTGGATGACTTCACTTTAACCACTGCTGTACCTCACCAGGCTTTACCTGACTGAAAGTGTGTCTCTGTAAGAAACAAATATCTGGTTATCCGGAAATGTAAAACTACACTCTACATCGCCACCTAGTGAGTAGGAGATTATTTAACTCAGCTGTATTCACTCTCATACATGTCAGTGATACTCATGTTCAGGTCCTGTGCTACATATTTTCAGTGCACATTTGCAGACAAACCTTTGAGACATCTGAGCTTTAATGCACTGGTTTTATTGGCTTGTGACTCATTTCAAACCTGTTtgcatgtttctttttctccacaaaAACGAATCTTCTTGACTTAAAGTGTAAGAAATGCATTTCCTTCTGTCTTATTCCTTCATTCCCTCTCTGATTTGTCCTCGCACACAGGCAGGGAACCAGTGAGTCCTAACAGGATTtacctgtcagtcagtttctgAACTCATGGGAACTCATGTGAGTTGGATGACACCTAGTGGTAAAAACTAGTCAGTGAACCTCCAGTTACACCTTAGGGAAAATGCTCCCTTAAATTAAATGGATTGCATTTATCATTAtgtgtgtaaaaaataattatctAATATAAATGAAAGCTATTCTCTCTGTTTAACACAGATGACTCTGCTTTATACAAATGAGCCACTAGTTGCTCAAATATTTGTTATTCTAGTGGCATTGCTGGAAAGTTCAAATATAAACCAAGGATTTGGATTCTGgtgcaaattaaaaatatataaacaacaaacagaggACTGTTCAGTCTAGATGGACGGATGTGAGATGCTCTTAAATCAGGCAACAGTGAACAGCCATCTGTGATAGAGTTTCCAGTAGCTGAGAGGGAAAACCTGCAGACTTTTGTCCCTACAGAGGAGCACTGAGGGCTGGACTGAAGTCAGCGGAGCCGACCAGCTCGCTGGAGGAAGATCTGGAATCAGATGGTGAAGCTGGCACAGCTTCAAACAGTCAAAGCTGTGTCATTTTAACCACAAACACCCACTGCTTAATGACAGggagcaacaacacacacacacaacacacacacactgatagtCAGTGCACAAAAGGCAGCACTCTGTGTTATtatcccccccaaaaaagagaAGACGTAACTAATAACAGCTATCAGGGAGAGAGGGGCAAAAGGGGAGAACGAAAAGAAAGAAGTGGGAGGAAAATGAAGACAAGAAGCTGGAAGCCAATGATTCACAGCATCTGAAGTTGAGATCAAAGGTATTTTATGAATATCATCATGAACTCCATTTCTGGAGTCATATTTTCTTATGTTACATGCACATTGATGCCCAGTCAAATCACATTAGATTttgaaatggaaagaaagaaagttcttttaattttcttaaaaGAACTTTTGATCATCGGTCCATTCTCCACCTGCTATAGCTGATTAAATAAAGAAGGGCTGAAagagaacaggaaatgaaacacTCTGGTGTTAAACTCCAGAAAGCTATTTGGGctcattttcctgttttacaATGCTGTGCTTTATACAAGGATTCACCAGAAGAACAAAACCCCTAGCCCTGGCAATGTTGGTACGCAGCTCCACCAACTCTTGATCTTACACTAAACAGTATAGCAATGGTGTAGAAAGCCCttagaaaacactgagaaagcATCCTCACTGCAACAAGCAGCTGCTTGCTGAGCTGTGAGTAGCCCTCAGCTGTGAATTTCAGCCCATGGCAGAGATTCAGCAGACTAACAGTTTTGACTTGTGATGCCTGTCCTCTGTAATTTTTCTGAGCATGACCACCCACTTGGCAAAATGCCTCAGTTCCAGTTGGGAATCTGGTTGGTTTTAGTCCCAATTCAAGTGTCATTTCTGCAGCTGGGTAGAAAGCATGAAATGGTGAGGTTTTTCTGTTTGGAGGTGGAAGTTTGAAGTGGTATGTGGAAAGATCTGTTCTTTGGATCTTTAAGACAAATTGAACCAATTTAAAGTTGTAAGTGAATGCAAGAACTGAAGTCAGACAGCTCAAACTTAATCTTACAATGTTAGTGTCACATTAAATATCCAAAATGTGTAAGCTAAAGGACCTGGAGGCAAAAGGCAAAAAACAGGTTTAGAAAAGAGCTTAAGTTGAGGTTTGATTAGTTTATGTACCAAGTACTGTGAGTTACCAGCATGTCATTTTACCAAGAGTATAAACCTAATAACCAGGGGAGCCTCAACATTTAAGATAAACATTGCAACAATATTCTGTCCAGCAATGTCACTAAAATTTACACTGAactttgtttaaaattaaatccaTACACAGGGTGTAATTCCAAGTACTTTATtgaatttcacaaaatgttaatgCCAGGCCAAGATGGACACCTTCCAGGAGGAGGTCAGTAACCTGAGAACACAAAACACTGTTAGCAAAAGAGGCACTTGCATATTTACCCTTATTTCAGCTTTGGGGTGGGCAGTGGTTCTGTCTACTTACAGTTAGCATATCCAAGATTATTGGTGCAAACTTCTGAGATACTGGTGCTGGAACGTGGCAGGCCATGAGTCATAACCACGGTTAGAACTCCTTGGTGTAGCAGAGTCAGTGGGCTGCTCATTAGGATCAAAAGCAGCACCATCCTGGGAAAGCGCAAAGTCCCACATACCAGCTTTGCTTTGGGTTACACTGGTCCTGTCCAGGTAGCTGGGCTGCTGGGGCTTGGGTGGGTAGACGGGCAGTTTAGGTTGCTGGGGCTGCTTGGGCTGCTGGGGCTTGGGCGGGTAGACGGGCAGCTTAGGTTGCTGGGGCTGCTTGGGTTGCTGGGGCTTGGGCGGGTAGACGGGCAGCAGGGGCTGCTTGGGTTGCTGGGGCTTGGGCAGGTAGACGGGCAGCTTAGGTTGCTGGGGCTGCTTGGGTTGCTGGGGCTTGGGCGGGTAGACGGGCAGCAGGGGCTGCTTGGGTTGCTGGGGCTGCTTGGGTTGCTGGGGCAGGTAGACGGGCAGCAGGGGCTGCTTGGGTTGCTGGGGCTTGGGTGGGTAGACGGGCAGCTTAGGTTGCTGGGGCTGCTTGGGTTGCTGGGGCAGGTAGACGGGCAGCAGGGGCTGCTTGGGTTGCTGGGGCTTGGGTGGGTAGACGGGCAGCTTAGGTTGCTGGGGCTGCTTGGGTTGCTGGGGCGGGTAGACGGGCAGCAAGGGCTGCTTGGGTTGCTGGGGCTTGGGCAGGTAGACAGGCAGTTTAGGTTGCTGGGGCTGCTTGGGTTGCTGGGGCGGGTAGACGGGCAGCAGGGGCTGCTTGGGTTGCTGGGGCTTGGGCGGGTAGACAGGCAGTTTAGGTTGCTGGGGCTGCTTGGGTTGCTGGGGCTTGGGTGGGTAGACGGGCAGCAGGGGCTGCTTGGGTTGCTGGGGCTTGGGTGGGTAGACAGGCAGTTTAGGTTGCTGGGGCTGCTTGGGCGGGTAGACGGGCAGCAGGGGCTGCTTGGGTTGCTGGGGCTTGGGTGGGTAGACGGGCAGCAGGGGCTGCTGGGGCTGCTTGGGTTGCTGGGGCTTGGGCGGGTAGACGGGCAGCAGGGGCTGCTTGGGTTGCTGGGGCTTGGGTGGGTAGACGGGCAGCAGGGGCTGCTTGGGTTGCTGGGGCTTGGGCGGGTAGACGGGCAGCAGGGGCTGCTTGGGTTGCTGGGGCTTGGGCGGGTAGACGGGCAGCTTAGGTTGCTGGGGCTGCTTGGGTTGTTGGGGTGGGTAGACGGGCAGCAGGGGCTGCTGGGGCTGCTTGGGTTGCTGGGGCTTGGGCGGGTAGACGGGCAGCAGGGGCTGCTTGGGTTGCTGGGGCTTGGGCGGGTAGACGGGCAGCAGGGGCTGCTTGGGTTGCTGGGGCTTGGGCGGGTAGACGGGCAGCAGGGGCTGCTTGGGTTGCTGGGGCTTGGGCAGGTAGACGGGCAGCAGGGGCTGCTTGGGTTGCTGGGGCTTGGGCAGGTAGACGGGCAGCTTGGGTTGCTGGGGCTTGACCTCAGATTGGCGACCAGAATGCATTTCAATTCCATGACTTGAAACAATACCTGACTCAAATCGGTTTACATTCTGTGGAAAAGCAACGTCCCACATGCCAGCTTTGGTCTGGGGaatatttgcattattttgGTAACGTGGCTgttgtgggttctctctgggtttttTATGGATCATTGGGTCAGGCTTGTAACTAGAAACACTTCTCTCTGGACTGTAACCATCTACTTGCCTTCCGTATGAATCACTGTACCCTCCAGCACTAGGTCCAGAGCTACCCAGAGAACCTCTAGGCTGTGCAGAGCTCTCATAACTGGACAACGTTAGACCAGGCCTGTGGTTGCCTGGAAAATCTTCAGCCACCTGGAAGTAAGGTTCAATGCCACTGGAGACTCCACTTCTGTAGCTCAGTGCTAAAAAGACAAGCCATTTTAAATGGTATTGCAGAGAAGCTACTAGAACTGTAAGTGTAGTTTATGTAGAATGAATACTTACCCTTTGCATGTGGCCCAAAGGCTAACAATGAGAGCAAGAGCACCCTGGAAAGTACAGAAGGTGtatgaacaaaagaaaaccagGCTAGTACAACAGTGTATTtgccaaaatgaagaaaaattatCCTACCTCACACAAAAGCCAGAGGGCATTTTTGAAAGCTGATGCCAAACAACCTGCAAAATCTCTGCGACTTGGAggcaaacaacaaaatgagCTGCTTTCTTTTCAGCTTCGTGACTGCTGCAAACCACGTGGTACTTCTTATGTACTGGTGCCTAAGCTGACGAGTCAAGTCTCACACTGATGAAGTAATTGGAATCAGGTTTGAGAGACCTCTCTGACAACCTGAGCAGGTGTTTGCACTTAATTGAACCAGTGGCTACATTTCACCCTGTCACCTAAGGCCCATTCAGTTTTTAGTTTGCCTGATCAGATTGTTGGCGACATAAGCCtccttaaaaacaacaaagacaagtAACTTTAAAAGACAATGCAAGTTGTTTTACACATTTGATCCCATTGAAACGtgtgtattttttacattactgGTGATGGTTTTTCAAATCATAAAAACAGTCTTTACACAGTGTCAGGTGGTTCAGATCTCATGAATTTGCTTACACAGTATTTAGATAAATGCAAATACAATATCGCAGGTGATCTAACTAACTGATCATGCAGTGGTTGATGTGtttaaataaaagcattaaattTACCCTCTGTATTGTGTTGAAGAAAGACATAGCTGGGAaagattaaatacattttattaagcatcatttattttactgatttCACATTAATGTCATGTAAACACAGCTTCATTAATCACAACATTACCAAGAAACAGCATGCCACACAGTCATTAAAATAAGACCATCATCATAAGACACCAGCTGGATATTTTTTAGCTTTGTGTAAGTCAAAGTTATGTTAAAACCATGGTGACATAAATCCATATTTAATGCACTTCACTTCTGCTAGAattttaatacagaaaaatatataaaactgtGGGAAGATACTGTGCTTTATACTGTCTTTTTTAACATCAAACTGGGAGCCAGTAAGGGATGAAAGGTCACATGGGAACATGAAAGGTCAAGAAGAgtggagagaaggaaggaaaagaggaagtgaggaaCAATAGggatggaggaaagaaaagaggagggaggaggcgtGGAGGGAACAAAGACACTTGTGTGAATGTTGTGAGTCTCCATTAGCTGAGTTTGAGGCCGAGGCAGAGAGCCAGCTCGTTCTTCTGGATCTTTCCGTCTCCGTTGATGTCACAGTGTCCCATCAGGGCTTTCCTGAACTTGTCCAGGTCTGTTCCACTGATGCTGGGCTGGAGGAGAGGGTTGGGGTTGTCTCAAATGTAAGTCAGATGTGTGGGTTCTCAAACAAATACATTCTGGCTTAATGAATGTTACACAGTGATGATACTCCCTGAACCAGTGGAAGTGAAAATTAATAAAGGATTGCATCAGTAACAGCAATTTAACATGACACAATGAACATAACAGCAGTAAACTGATCATAATATCTCACACA from Lates calcarifer isolate ASB-BC8 linkage group LG3, TLL_Latcal_v3, whole genome shotgun sequence harbors:
- the LOC108887577 gene encoding uncharacterized protein LOC108887577: MPSGFCVRVLLLSLLAFGPHAKALSYRSGVSSGIEPYFQVAEDFPGNHRPGLTLSSYESSAQPRGSLGSSGPSAGGYSDSYGRQVDGYSPERSVSSYKPDPMIHKKPRENPQQPRYQNNANIPQTKAGMWDVAFPQNVNRFESGIVSSHGIEMHSGRQSEVKPQQPKLPVYLPKPQQPKQPLLPVYLPKPQQPKQPLLPVYPPKPQQPKQPLLPVYPPKPQQPKQPLLPVYPPKPQQPKQPQQPLLPVYPPQQPKQPQQPKLPVYPPKPQQPKQPLLPVYPPKPQQPKQPLLPVYPPKPQQPKQPLLPVYPPKPQQPKQPQQPLLPVYPPKPQQPKQPLLPVYPPKQPQQPKLPVYPPKPQQPKQPLLPVYPPKPQQPKQPQQPKLPVYPPKPQQPKQPLLPVYPPQQPKQPQQPKLPVYLPKPQQPKQPLLPVYPPQQPKQPQQPKLPVYPPKPQQPKQPLLPVYLPQQPKQPQQPKLPVYPPKPQQPKQPLLPVYLPQQPKQPQQPKQPLLPVYPPKPQQPKQPQQPKLPVYLPKPQQPKQPLLPVYPPKPQQPKQPQQPKLPVYPPKPQQPKQPQQPKLPVYPPKPQQPSYLDRTSVTQSKAGMWDFALSQDGAAFDPNEQPTDSATPRSSNRGYDSWPATFQHQYLRSLHQ